Proteins encoded within one genomic window of Pigmentiphaga sp. H8:
- a CDS encoding aspartate/glutamate racemase family protein — translation MVPVGIIGGMGPFAGAHYVGLFLEECARLIEDGGASVTDQRFPPHYLFQLPVPDRTSALLGAHGEYGQVLQALSEQMDGMKALGARVVAMSCNTAHAWHAELQGRHPGMALLHIGDATADYLLGQGETEVGLLSTTGTVKSGIYAEALARVGIACREPNEEELDLVMRGIYDGVKAGDSELGRACFASALLRMRRRTGVTGFLMACTEIPLALRTADVPAECRLYDPGRLSARELAWRALA, via the coding sequence GTGGTTCCAGTCGGCATCATCGGAGGCATGGGCCCGTTCGCGGGGGCGCACTATGTCGGTTTGTTCCTGGAGGAATGCGCGCGGCTGATCGAAGACGGCGGAGCAAGCGTGACCGACCAGCGCTTCCCGCCTCACTACCTGTTCCAGTTACCGGTGCCCGACAGGACGTCGGCGCTGCTGGGGGCACATGGCGAATATGGGCAGGTCTTGCAGGCGTTGTCCGAGCAGATGGACGGGATGAAGGCGTTGGGGGCGAGGGTGGTCGCCATGTCGTGCAATACGGCGCATGCGTGGCATGCCGAATTGCAGGGCAGGCATCCGGGCATGGCGCTGCTTCATATCGGCGACGCCACGGCCGACTACCTGCTTGGACAGGGCGAGACGGAAGTCGGGTTGTTGTCCACGACCGGGACAGTGAAGTCGGGCATCTATGCCGAGGCGCTGGCTCGGGTGGGTATCGCCTGCCGCGAGCCGAACGAGGAAGAGCTCGATCTGGTCATGCGAGGTATCTACGACGGGGTGAAGGCGGGAGACAGCGAGCTGGGGCGAGCCTGCTTCGCCAGCGCGTTGCTGCGGATGCGCAGGCGCACCGGCGTGACGGGCTTTCTGATGGCGTGCACGGAGATCCCGCTTGCATTGCGCACGGCGGATGTGCCGGCTGAATGCCGGTTGTATGACCCGGGGCGGTTGTCCGCCCGCGAGTTGGCCTGGCGGGCATTGGCATGA
- a CDS encoding tripartite tricarboxylate transporter substrate binding protein, translated as MFKPIALFAIALGVCPGAQAQTYPNKPVTLVVPFAPGGTVNLMGRILANRMSEVLDQPVIVENKGGAGGSIGAGIVAKAAPDGYTLLLATMGQQSIQPLLSKDLPYDAEKDFAPIALFSTVPNALAVSTNVPVKTVQELIAYANKNPGKLNMASAGIASVNHLTGELFMLRSGAKFTHVPYRGAGPATADLLAGQVHVMFANLPNVLPYIKPGKLRVLAMASEKRSPAAPDVPTLAEAGVKDAVVESWYGLMAPAGTDPKIIKKLEATIIGIAKEKAMAAQLAEQGALPFPGTSEDLAKLSNEETRRWKDIISRANIQLN; from the coding sequence ATGTTCAAGCCCATCGCCTTATTTGCGATCGCCCTGGGTGTCTGCCCGGGGGCACAGGCCCAGACTTATCCCAACAAGCCCGTTACGCTGGTCGTGCCCTTCGCCCCCGGCGGCACGGTCAACCTGATGGGCCGCATCCTGGCCAACCGCATGTCGGAAGTGCTGGACCAGCCCGTCATCGTCGAGAACAAGGGCGGCGCGGGCGGCAGCATCGGCGCGGGCATCGTCGCCAAGGCGGCGCCCGATGGCTATACGCTGCTGTTGGCCACCATGGGCCAGCAGTCCATCCAGCCGCTGCTGTCCAAGGACCTGCCCTATGACGCGGAGAAGGATTTCGCGCCCATCGCCTTGTTCTCCACCGTGCCGAACGCGCTGGCGGTATCGACCAACGTGCCGGTGAAGACGGTCCAGGAACTGATCGCCTATGCCAACAAGAATCCCGGGAAGCTGAACATGGCTTCCGCCGGCATTGCGTCGGTCAACCATCTGACCGGCGAACTCTTCATGCTGCGCTCGGGCGCGAAGTTCACGCATGTGCCCTACCGGGGCGCGGGTCCCGCCACTGCCGATCTGCTGGCCGGACAGGTACATGTGATGTTCGCCAACCTGCCGAATGTCTTGCCTTACATCAAGCCGGGCAAGCTGCGCGTGCTGGCGATGGCCAGCGAGAAACGCAGCCCCGCCGCGCCCGACGTGCCCACACTGGCTGAAGCCGGCGTGAAGGATGCCGTGGTCGAGTCCTGGTACGGCCTGATGGCGCCCGCCGGCACCGATCCGAAGATCATCAAGAAACTGGAAGCCACGATCATCGGCATCGCCAAGGAAAAGGCCATGGCCGCGCAACTGGCCGAGCAGGGCGCCTTGCCGTTCCCCGGGACCAGCGAGGATCTGGCCAAGCTCTCCAACGAAGAGACGCGGCGGTGGAAAGACATCATCTCGCGCGCCAACATCCAGTTGAACTGA
- the argH gene encoding argininosuccinate lyase, translating to MESKVSARLKQPLAQEVIEFIFLPRLNREFFANFELLHQINLAHLLMLDEQGILDQGTSIQLAKALLKMQADGPEVVELDPAREEAYFNYEAHLIKLVGQDVGGRLHTARSRNDMGATIDRIRARDFGMRIGTALIGLAQAALDQAERYADCVMPGYTHMQAAQPITYGYYLSALVDAWSRDIDRVLHTLDTADASPLGSCALAGTSFPIDRTLTSSMLGFSQPLANALDGVASRDFALELSAALSIMMITCSRLVQDFYIWSTPEFGFLSFPDSIASTSSIMPQKKNPAVLENLRGKAGHLIGLTTAAFSTVKSTHFTHSGDSSRESTRTCWEACEEALKALTLMKLLVERVEPNRERMALRAAEDFSTVTDLADLLVRKADTSFRDAHHIIGAVVRQALDQGLSARQITPAMIATAASEQLGRRIALHEDDLAGCLDPHRNVAARQSLGGPAPQRVLERLGEQRARLDKQRTVIDRTAGRIHDARESLQERIRALVAAEAK from the coding sequence ATGGAATCCAAAGTCAGTGCCCGCCTGAAGCAACCCCTCGCGCAGGAGGTGATCGAGTTCATCTTCCTGCCGCGTTTGAACCGGGAGTTCTTCGCCAATTTCGAGTTGCTGCACCAGATCAATCTTGCCCATCTGCTGATGCTGGACGAGCAGGGAATCCTGGACCAAGGCACGTCCATCCAGCTCGCCAAGGCACTGCTGAAAATGCAGGCCGACGGTCCCGAGGTCGTGGAGCTCGACCCGGCGCGGGAAGAAGCCTATTTCAACTACGAGGCCCATCTGATCAAGCTGGTGGGCCAGGACGTGGGCGGCCGGCTGCATACGGCGCGCAGCCGCAACGACATGGGCGCGACCATCGATCGCATCCGGGCGCGGGATTTCGGGATGCGCATCGGCACGGCGTTGATCGGCCTGGCGCAAGCCGCGCTGGACCAGGCCGAGCGGTACGCCGATTGCGTGATGCCCGGCTACACGCACATGCAGGCCGCGCAGCCGATCACCTATGGCTATTACCTGTCGGCACTGGTGGATGCGTGGTCGCGCGACATCGACCGCGTGCTGCATACGCTGGATACGGCGGATGCGTCGCCCTTGGGTTCGTGCGCGCTGGCCGGTACGTCCTTCCCCATCGACCGCACGCTGACCAGCTCCATGCTGGGCTTCAGTCAGCCGCTGGCCAATGCGCTGGACGGCGTGGCCTCGCGGGATTTCGCGCTGGAGCTGAGCGCGGCGCTGTCCATCATGATGATCACGTGCAGCCGTCTGGTGCAGGACTTCTACATCTGGTCCACGCCCGAGTTCGGTTTCCTGTCCTTCCCGGACAGCATCGCCAGCACGTCCAGCATCATGCCTCAGAAGAAGAACCCGGCGGTGCTGGAGAACCTGCGGGGCAAGGCGGGCCACCTGATCGGCCTGACGACGGCGGCCTTCTCCACGGTGAAGTCCACGCACTTCACCCACTCGGGCGACAGCAGCCGCGAAAGCACCCGGACCTGCTGGGAGGCCTGCGAGGAAGCGCTGAAGGCCCTGACCCTGATGAAGCTGCTGGTGGAGCGGGTCGAGCCCAACCGCGAGCGCATGGCCTTGCGCGCGGCGGAGGACTTCTCCACGGTAACCGACTTGGCCGACCTGCTGGTCCGCAAGGCCGACACCTCGTTCCGCGATGCGCACCACATCATCGGCGCCGTCGTGCGCCAGGCGCTGGACCAGGGCTTGTCGGCCAGGCAGATCACCCCCGCGATGATCGCCACGGCAGCCAGCGAACAACTGGGGCGCCGCATCGCGCTGCACGAGGACGACCTGGCCGGCTGCCTGGACCCGCATCGCAACGTGGCCGCCCGTCAGTCGCTGGGCGGCCCGGCGCCGCAACGCGTGCTCGAGCGCCTGGGCGAGCAGCGCGCACGCCTGGACAAGCAAAGAACCGTCATCGACCGGACGGCCGGGCGCATCCACGACGCCCGGGAGTCGTTGCAGGAACGCATCCGCGCGCTGGTCGCCGCCGAAGCGAAGTAA
- a CDS encoding LysR substrate-binding domain-containing protein, whose product MNFKQVEAFRAVMMTRSMTTAAGLLHTSQPNVSRWIALLEKTLGFVLFQRSGTRLIPTPEAEAFYADVERAFIGLESLNDSANSIRLRGKGLLRVGAVGLITQCVMPDALRIFREKVSDIPVVVNTGGSDVVAKWVATGYCDIGFCSIHTDLPSLQYERINTAYGVGVVPKKHRLARKKVLKPSDFDGEDFISLPAGSFNRAAIDRHFVRDKRVLSIETPYATTICTMVAKGLGVSIVNPVVARALRIPGVCEVGFSEKVELYSYAVTSENFPVGALARRMGECVKEVFSGFNNALVDV is encoded by the coding sequence ATGAACTTCAAGCAGGTCGAAGCCTTTCGCGCGGTGATGATGACGCGGTCGATGACCACCGCGGCGGGGCTGCTGCATACCTCGCAACCGAACGTCAGCCGGTGGATCGCGCTGCTGGAGAAGACGCTGGGCTTCGTGCTGTTCCAGCGATCGGGGACGCGCCTGATTCCCACGCCAGAAGCGGAGGCGTTCTATGCGGACGTGGAGCGCGCGTTCATCGGACTGGAGTCGTTGAACGACAGCGCCAACTCGATCCGGCTGCGCGGCAAGGGACTACTGCGCGTGGGGGCGGTGGGATTGATCACGCAGTGCGTGATGCCGGATGCCCTGCGGATCTTCCGGGAGAAGGTCTCGGACATTCCGGTGGTGGTCAACACAGGCGGCTCGGACGTCGTGGCGAAGTGGGTGGCGACGGGATACTGCGATATCGGGTTTTGCTCGATACACACCGATCTGCCCAGCTTGCAGTATGAGCGGATCAACACCGCCTACGGCGTGGGGGTCGTGCCGAAGAAGCACAGGCTTGCCAGGAAGAAGGTGCTCAAGCCTTCGGACTTCGATGGGGAGGATTTCATTTCGCTGCCGGCGGGGAGTTTCAATCGGGCGGCGATTGATCGGCACTTCGTTCGAGACAAGCGGGTGCTGTCGATAGAGACGCCTTATGCGACGACGATATGCACCATGGTGGCGAAGGGATTGGGGGTATCGATTGTGAATCCGGTCGTGGCGAGGGCGCTGCGGATTCCGGGGGTTTGTGAGGTGGGGTTTTCTGAGAAGGTGGAGCTTTATAGTTATGCGGTTACGTCGGAGAATTTTCCGGTTGGAGCATTGGCGCGGCGGATGGGGGAGTGTGTGAAGGAGGTTTTTTCCGGTTTCAACAACGCCCTGGTGGACGTCTGA
- a CDS encoding PepSY domain-containing protein: protein MRGALVVLHRWCGLFIAGFLFIAGLTGAVIAWDHELDEWANPRLFRADSGATDTPLAPLELARRAEAADPRLRVSFLPLTLEPGHTAMLGVAARIDPDTGAPYALGFNQLALDPATGQAQGHRQWGRISLSRENLLPFLYKLHYTMHIPKGWGIEFGVWLMGVVSAVWIVDCFLALWISFPSARTWRKSLSFRLRQGGAKLNFDLHRSGGVWVWGLLLMLAVTSVSLNLGTQVMRPLVSMLSPLTPSPFQSRQGSRERELADPLLNRERAIEVAEAEGRRRGWTAPPGSIFYAQRFGIYGVAFFTPENDRDDGGMGNEVLYLDGDSGAVVGETVPGQGTAGDVFMQAQLPLHSGRLLGMPGRVLMSFMGVFVAVLSVTGLVIWVRKRRGRIANKLRSQS from the coding sequence ATGCGCGGCGCGCTGGTAGTGCTGCACCGCTGGTGCGGCCTGTTCATCGCCGGTTTCCTGTTCATCGCCGGCTTGACAGGCGCGGTGATCGCCTGGGACCACGAACTCGACGAGTGGGCCAATCCCCGACTGTTCCGGGCTGACTCCGGTGCGACGGATACCCCGCTTGCACCGCTGGAACTGGCGCGCCGGGCCGAGGCGGCCGATCCGCGCCTGCGGGTCAGCTTCCTGCCGCTGACGCTGGAACCCGGCCACACGGCGATGCTGGGCGTGGCCGCGCGCATCGATCCCGACACCGGCGCACCATACGCCCTCGGCTTCAACCAGTTGGCCCTGGACCCGGCCACCGGCCAGGCCCAGGGCCACAGGCAGTGGGGACGAATATCGCTGTCGCGCGAGAACCTGCTGCCCTTCCTCTATAAGCTGCACTACACCATGCACATTCCCAAAGGCTGGGGCATCGAATTCGGAGTGTGGCTGATGGGGGTTGTGTCGGCGGTGTGGATCGTCGATTGTTTTCTTGCGCTCTGGATTTCCTTTCCCAGCGCGCGCACCTGGCGCAAGTCGTTGAGCTTCCGGCTGCGCCAGGGCGGCGCCAAGCTCAATTTCGATCTCCACCGCTCCGGCGGCGTGTGGGTATGGGGTCTGCTGCTGATGCTGGCCGTGACCTCGGTGTCGCTGAACCTTGGGACTCAGGTGATGCGGCCGCTGGTGTCGATGCTATCGCCTTTGACGCCCTCGCCATTCCAGTCGCGCCAGGGCAGTCGCGAGCGGGAACTGGCCGACCCGCTGCTGAACCGAGAGCGGGCTATCGAAGTGGCCGAGGCCGAGGGTCGCCGCCGCGGCTGGACCGCTCCCCCCGGATCCATCTTCTATGCCCAGCGCTTCGGCATCTACGGCGTGGCGTTTTTCACGCCCGAAAACGACCGGGATGACGGCGGCATGGGCAACGAGGTTCTCTACCTGGACGGGGACTCGGGGGCGGTCGTTGGCGAAACGGTGCCGGGTCAAGGCACCGCGGGCGACGTCTTCATGCAGGCCCAGCTGCCGCTTCACTCCGGCCGGCTGCTGGGCATGCCGGGGCGCGTGCTGATGTCGTTCATGGGGGTGTTTGTCGCCGTGCTGAGCGTGACAGGCCTGGTGATATGGGTGCGCAAGCGCCGAGGCCGGATAGCGAACAAATTGCGCTCGCAATCGTAG
- a CDS encoding TonB-dependent siderophore receptor, with translation MSNLQRGRHSGGPHPSPVALAVLALALSVTAVAPSLARAQGAAHASGTSVTDFRIPAGPLAPALRALASTANIMLSFTAEQSEGKRTTGVNGRYPVASALGLLLDGTGLRAVQLDNGAFVLRADSTPAASPPASAAEAPAAGMLPLVTVIGTAAADSTTEGTHSYTTGSMSTATRLNLSMRDTPQAVTVITRERIEDQGLATVNDVVQTAPGLTFRRFGPERASFYSRGMYVDNIMYDGLPVSLDSSNLSQDLLATDMAIYDRVEIVRGATGLAQGAGNPSAAINLVRKRPTKVPQMSAGVSAGSWDRYRAELDASGPLSEDGSLRGRTVIATQDYGSYKRGESSKGQTLYGILEKDLDASTTVTLSALHQESRLHGNGFTGLPVASDGSDLGLPRSTSYASNWEHWNKTTDSAFVGLDHRFDNGWRMHLSAYYAQADVDMQGHYLSHSVTTGNYSQLGARNAHQEKQSSVNLYANGPFELLGRKHELVLGASYRNIDFDGNSRQGLVLNSSLDPYNFDPGAVADPNIPLRDWMDAKITQQSVYATTRLNLADRLKLILGGRVDWFDYNDTVNTYPNFTSNTPSVSAHNRYSVNNHLTKYAGLVYDLNDQHAIYASYTDVFKPQNYRDASNKLLDPVVGRNYEIGIKGEYFDGALNASAAVFRMDQKNRAFRSTDQTQCANYPTVTCYSAAGEVRSQGVEFEVQGAITPNWQVGAGYTVAIARYRKDATASNVGALFDTDTPRHLFKLSTMYRLSGDLQGWRIGGSVYRQGFIYNKGTTSGIPFNITQSAYVVVDLVVGWQAAQNLDLRLNINNVFDKKYYNALSGSASFPSNVYGEPRNVMLSARYRF, from the coding sequence ATGTCGAATTTGCAGCGGGGCCGCCATTCGGGGGGGCCACATCCATCTCCCGTCGCGCTCGCCGTCCTGGCACTGGCCCTGAGCGTTACGGCCGTCGCACCGTCTCTCGCGAGGGCGCAGGGCGCTGCGCACGCGTCCGGTACGTCCGTCACCGACTTCCGCATACCCGCCGGGCCGTTGGCCCCGGCGTTGCGTGCTCTGGCAAGCACCGCCAACATCATGTTGAGCTTCACGGCTGAGCAGAGCGAGGGCAAGCGCACGACCGGCGTGAACGGGCGTTACCCAGTCGCTAGCGCCTTGGGCCTGCTGCTGGACGGAACCGGCCTTCGGGCTGTGCAATTGGACAACGGCGCATTCGTGCTGCGGGCCGACAGCACTCCCGCAGCCTCGCCACCGGCTTCGGCTGCCGAAGCGCCCGCAGCCGGCATGCTGCCATTAGTCACTGTGATCGGCACGGCTGCTGCCGACAGCACCACCGAAGGTACGCACTCGTATACCACGGGCAGCATGAGCACGGCCACCCGGCTCAACCTGTCGATGCGCGATACGCCGCAGGCCGTCACCGTCATCACCCGCGAGCGCATCGAGGACCAAGGCCTGGCGACGGTCAACGACGTGGTGCAGACCGCCCCCGGCCTGACCTTTCGGCGGTTCGGGCCGGAGCGCGCATCCTTCTATTCGCGCGGCATGTACGTAGACAACATCATGTACGACGGCCTGCCGGTGAGCCTGGACAGCTCCAACCTGTCGCAGGACCTGCTGGCCACCGACATGGCCATCTACGACCGCGTGGAGATCGTGCGTGGCGCCACCGGCCTGGCGCAGGGCGCGGGCAACCCGTCAGCCGCCATCAACCTGGTACGCAAGCGACCGACCAAGGTGCCGCAAATGTCCGCCGGCGTGAGCGCTGGAAGCTGGGACCGCTATAGGGCAGAGTTGGACGCCTCCGGTCCGCTGTCGGAGGACGGCAGTCTGCGCGGTCGCACGGTGATCGCCACTCAAGACTACGGAAGCTACAAGCGCGGCGAAAGCAGCAAGGGCCAGACGCTCTATGGGATCCTGGAGAAGGATCTGGATGCCTCCACCACGGTCACGCTCAGCGCGCTGCACCAGGAGAGCCGGCTGCACGGCAACGGCTTTACCGGCCTTCCTGTGGCTAGCGACGGCAGCGACCTGGGACTGCCCCGGTCCACGTCCTACGCCAGTAACTGGGAACATTGGAACAAGACCACCGACTCCGCCTTCGTGGGGCTGGACCACCGATTCGACAACGGCTGGCGTATGCACCTCTCTGCCTACTACGCGCAGGCCGATGTCGACATGCAGGGCCATTACCTCAGCCACAGCGTTACCACCGGCAACTACAGCCAGCTCGGTGCGCGCAACGCCCACCAGGAAAAGCAGAGCAGCGTGAACCTGTATGCCAACGGCCCCTTCGAACTGTTGGGCCGCAAGCACGAGCTCGTACTGGGCGCCAGCTACCGCAACATCGATTTCGACGGCAACAGCCGCCAAGGCCTGGTGCTCAACAGCAGCCTCGACCCGTACAACTTCGATCCCGGCGCCGTGGCCGACCCGAACATCCCTTTGCGCGACTGGATGGACGCGAAGATCACCCAGCAAAGCGTGTACGCCACGACGCGCCTGAATCTGGCCGACCGGCTGAAGCTGATACTGGGCGGGCGGGTGGACTGGTTCGACTACAACGACACCGTCAACACGTATCCGAACTTCACCTCCAACACGCCTTCCGTCAGCGCGCACAACCGCTACAGCGTCAACAACCATCTGACGAAATACGCCGGCCTGGTCTACGACCTGAACGATCAGCATGCGATCTATGCGAGCTATACCGACGTCTTCAAACCCCAGAACTACCGGGATGCCAGCAACAAGCTGCTCGATCCGGTGGTGGGCCGCAATTACGAAATCGGTATCAAGGGAGAATACTTCGATGGCGCACTGAATGCCTCCGCAGCGGTGTTCCGCATGGACCAGAAAAACCGCGCGTTCCGCAGCACCGACCAGACTCAGTGCGCAAACTACCCGACCGTCACGTGCTATTCCGCCGCTGGAGAGGTTCGCAGCCAGGGCGTGGAGTTTGAGGTGCAGGGCGCCATCACGCCCAACTGGCAGGTGGGTGCCGGCTACACGGTGGCCATCGCGCGCTATCGCAAGGATGCGACCGCCAGCAACGTGGGCGCGCTCTTCGACACCGATACGCCACGGCACCTGTTCAAGCTGTCGACCATGTACCGGCTGTCCGGTGACCTGCAGGGCTGGCGCATCGGTGGCTCGGTTTATCGCCAGGGTTTCATCTACAACAAGGGCACCACGAGCGGCATCCCATTCAACATTACTCAAAGCGCCTACGTCGTAGTCGACCTGGTGGTGGGCTGGCAGGCCGCACAAAATCTGGACCTGCGGCTCAACATCAACAATGTATTCGACAAGAAGTACTACAACGCGTTGTCCGGCAGCGCGAGTTTCCCCAGCAACGTCTATGGCGAGCCGCGCAACGTGATGCTGTCCGCGCGCTACCGGTTTTGA
- a CDS encoding FecR domain-containing protein, whose amino-acid sequence MTLPNGRVISRAAADAAADWLTLLMSGEAGEEQQRQWRQWRLAHADHEAAWQHVESVTGRMKSLGPSPAYTALSSYGASRRPSSVARRRTTQVLVWGGLAAGAGLLVSRTGPWQASMADCRSATGEQRSFALEDGTQLMLNTGSAVNLRFDASERRILLVAGEIMVATRHGPSLSADPRPLLVETAEGTIRSLGTRFTVRQRPERTSVAVLESAVEISSRGAPRSTRVLHAGEQTQFSRETIEASGLADEHTDAWTRGQLLADEQRLDDFLAELDRYRPGMLRVDPQVAGLRLSGVFPLADTDRILATLPSVLPVRVQWRTRYWATVVPADRRL is encoded by the coding sequence TTGACCCTGCCCAATGGTCGGGTGATCAGCCGGGCCGCTGCGGATGCTGCCGCGGACTGGCTCACGCTGTTGATGTCCGGTGAGGCGGGTGAGGAGCAGCAAAGACAGTGGCGCCAGTGGCGCCTGGCGCATGCCGACCATGAAGCTGCCTGGCAGCACGTCGAGTCCGTCACGGGCCGAATGAAATCGTTGGGACCCAGTCCGGCATACACGGCTCTGTCATCCTATGGCGCGAGCCGCCGGCCATCCTCCGTTGCTCGTCGACGGACCACGCAGGTACTCGTGTGGGGCGGTCTAGCCGCCGGCGCCGGGCTTCTCGTTTCACGTACCGGTCCCTGGCAGGCCAGTATGGCCGACTGCCGGAGTGCTACAGGCGAGCAGCGCAGCTTTGCACTGGAGGACGGCACGCAGCTCATGCTCAACACGGGCAGCGCAGTGAATCTTCGATTCGATGCCAGTGAGCGTCGCATCCTGCTGGTGGCGGGCGAAATCATGGTTGCGACTCGCCATGGCCCGAGTTTGTCCGCCGATCCCCGGCCGCTGCTGGTGGAGACCGCCGAAGGCACCATCCGCTCGCTGGGCACCCGTTTCACCGTACGCCAGCGCCCCGAACGCACCAGCGTGGCGGTTCTGGAGAGCGCCGTTGAGATCTCTTCCCGGGGAGCGCCACGCAGCACGCGTGTGCTGCACGCTGGCGAGCAGACGCAGTTCAGCCGCGAGACGATCGAGGCATCCGGTCTGGCCGATGAGCACACGGACGCGTGGACTCGGGGCCAACTCCTGGCTGACGAGCAGCGCCTCGACGACTTCCTGGCCGAGTTGGATCGCTACCGGCCGGGCATGCTGCGTGTCGATCCCCAGGTCGCGGGTCTGCGCCTGTCAGGCGTCTTTCCGTTGGCGGACACCGATCGCATCCTGGCCACGCTGCCCAGCGTGCTGCCGGTACGCGTGCAGTGGCGTACCCGTTACTGGGCGACGGTTGTCCCTGCGGATCGGCGCCTCTGA
- a CDS encoding sigma-70 family RNA polymerase sigma factor codes for MPAPDLPLADDLTGLYAEHSTWLQGWLRRRIGDTFTAADVAQDTFLSLLDRKTATEEIREPRPFLATIANRLLAHRHRRQLLETAYFEAIASLPEEVAPSPETRLIAVQSLQEIDRVLDGLPPRVREAFLLAHLAELSYAEIAKRLAVSASSVKQYLARANRECLFAMTF; via the coding sequence ATGCCCGCTCCGGATTTACCGCTTGCTGATGATTTGACCGGCCTGTATGCCGAGCACAGCACTTGGCTTCAGGGCTGGCTGCGCAGGCGCATCGGCGACACATTTACGGCGGCTGATGTGGCGCAGGATACTTTCCTAAGCCTGCTGGACCGCAAAACTGCGACCGAGGAGATTCGTGAGCCGCGGCCGTTCCTGGCGACGATCGCCAATCGGCTGCTTGCGCACCGGCATCGTCGGCAACTGCTCGAAACCGCCTATTTCGAAGCCATCGCGAGCCTGCCCGAAGAGGTGGCCCCTTCGCCAGAGACGCGACTTATCGCGGTCCAGAGTCTTCAGGAGATTGACCGCGTGCTTGATGGATTGCCTCCCAGGGTGCGCGAAGCTTTTCTGTTGGCACACTTGGCCGAACTGAGCTACGCCGAAATCGCCAAGCGGCTGGCAGTCTCGGCCAGCTCGGTCAAGCAGTATCTCGCCAGGGCCAACCGCGAATGCCTGTTCGCAATGACGTTCTGA